ATGCGCCGACGCGCGCGGGTTCACGAGGTGCCTTTAATACCGGTTTTCGCATTCCGATTCTCAAGCACATGAGTAACCTCAAGTTTGACGTGAATGTTAAGATGACCGATGCGCTCGATGACGAACGCGGTTTTGCGATCGGCGCGGTCTTCGGCGCCCGGTTTTAATGATTTTTCCGGTGCGCCTAATGGCGCACCGGAAAAAGACCTAAGAAAAACCCATAAATCTTTTGATTTTTCGCCACGCAGAGCGTGGCTTTTTTATTTGTACACCGGCAGCAACCGCCGGGTAGAGCAGCATAAAATTTCTGTCTGAGAAGGCGCGCAGCATCATTTCAGGCAACCGCGCGTGTATCTTTTCATCTGGGTATCTGAAGGTGCGTTCGAGCACGGCGATCGAGAATGCATTGGCATTCGCATCGAGGGTCACGAGATCGAGACCTGCGTGCATCTGGCCTGCGCGTGTCGAATAGGGCGTGCTTCTTTCGTCTGCGTGCATGTGCTGTTCTATTTCAGCGAGCACCGCCTGATCGCCAAAGAACACGATTTCAGAGTGCAACCGGCGGGCAATCTGTACAACCAGAGGAAGCCAAACTTCACGGCTTTCGAGCAGGGTGCGGTTGGCAACGATCACATTAATGTGGCTCGTCAGCGCCAGATCTGCCTGCAGGTGTGCCGCGAGAATGGTGTTCTGCAGGGCAATTTCGCTCAAAGATTCAAGAAACGAATAGCCTTGCGGTCTCTGCAAAGTGGGTATCGCGCCCAGGCCCAGCAGAATGCGGTCGGCCAATAGTTCACGGGCAGTGCGCGCAACCGCGCGAATGCGGTTGTTGTCGATTCGGGTTGAAAGCTGCACGACCTGGTCGCGCGCCGCATAAAGAGGAATAATCTCATTGAACTGTGCTTCTACCGATCTGATCTTTGCTTCGGTCTCACCCGTGTCGCTCACGACATTCACCGGGTGAATGCGCGCGGCCCGGCCCGAATGTCCCAGATGCGATGCCAAATTTAAGAGCGGCAGCATCGTTTCAGGGTTGCTGACCGGCAGTAAGACGCGTGCATCTGCTTTGGGTTCACCGGGCGTTTCGCCCTGAGGTTCGCTCAGGCCCAGCAGCACGCAAAGAAGTTCGTTGGCAACGAGATAGAGTAGCAGCGGTTGCAGCAAACTCACGGGAATTACACCTCGGGCTGCGCCGACATAGAGCAGAACCATCACAAACGGATTTTTTCGTGTCAGGTGCAGCACAGAAAATCTCGCAGGTGCCGCGCGCATATTCAGCAGCCTGACCGCGAGAAACCGCAAAACCCAGGTCGCGAGCGTGATGGCCGCCGCGGCAAAAAGATGCGGCGCGGTTAACGGGCCAGTGAGCACCAGCGTGAAGCCGAACATAATAAAGAAAGAAGGCACCAGCAGGCTATGCCCGGTGAAGCGTAGCCGCTCGAGAACCTTTGAGCCCTCTGTCACGAAGCGCGCCAGCACGAAACCTGCCGCGAAGGCACCGAGCAATGGTTCGATCGCTGCTCGCCGCATCAAGAGCGTGATGCCAATCAGCAACACGAGCATCAGATAATAGATTGCGTAAGATTCTTCGCTGACGCGCCGCAGCAGCAGCCGCAGCATCTGCGGAACAAAGGTGATGAGCAGAATGAGAATCAGCAGAATACCGACTGCCACCTGCAACAGATCGGCGCTGATCGTCTCTCGCTGGGCAAACGCGCCCATTAGCGCGAGCGCAATCAGCAGTGAAACTTCTGAGACAAAACCAAAGAATCCTGCTTCACCCGATATCATGTTGTGGCGAAATGAATCACCCACGACCTGGCGTCTGCGTTCGGGAGCATGCGCCGCTGCGACAAGTCCGGTAAAGCACGCGGCGGTCATATCGATTTTGAACCAAAAATAGAAGAGCGCTGCGACGGGCATGGCAACGGCGAGCTGCGTCAAAAGCGCCGCGACAAGTTCGTCAAACCGCCATGAGAACCGGGCATCCCATTGGGTTTCGAGCGCAGCGAGAAAAATAACGAAGATAGCGCCGAG
The sequence above is a segment of the Turneriella parva DSM 21527 genome. Coding sequences within it:
- a CDS encoding cation:proton antiporter, encoding MPDTLLLTTLSFLFIVSGGFLGISLARLTRVHPAYFFLLFGGVLAFTLRFVLPQRSLLSELAELGAIFVIFLAALETQWDARFSWRFDELVAALLTQLAVAMPVAALFYFWFKIDMTAACFTGLVAAAHAPERRRQVVGDSFRHNMISGEAGFFGFVSEVSLLIALALMGAFAQRETISADLLQVAVGILLILILLITFVPQMLRLLLRRVSEESYAIYYLMLVLLIGITLLMRRAAIEPLLGAFAAGFVLARFVTEGSKVLERLRFTGHSLLVPSFFIMFGFTLVLTGPLTAPHLFAAAAITLATWVLRFLAVRLLNMRAAPARFSVLHLTRKNPFVMVLLYVGAARGVIPVSLLQPLLLYLVANELLCVLLGLSEPQGETPGEPKADARVLLPVSNPETMLPLLNLASHLGHSGRAARIHPVNVVSDTGETEAKIRSVEAQFNEIIPLYAARDQVVQLSTRIDNNRIRAVARTARELLADRILLGLGAIPTLQRPQGYSFLESLSEIALQNTILAAHLQADLALTSHINVIVANRTLLESREVWLPLVVQIARRLHSEIVFFGDQAVLAEIEQHMHADERSTPYSTRAGQMHAGLDLVTLDANANAFSIAVLERTFRYPDEKIHARLPEMMLRAFSDRNFMLLYPAVAAGVQIKKPRSAWRKIKRFMGFS